One region of Chryseobacterium muglaense genomic DNA includes:
- a CDS encoding nitrilase-related carbon-nitrogen hydrolase, whose amino-acid sequence MKIIGLNQDIIWKNKIENFQLIEKQLQNQEADLFLLPEMFSTGFCMDAAEVSDKNEESLEFLKKISKEKNAAFSGSASIKVDDQFFNRMYFVKPDSEVTFYDKRHLFSFSGEDKIYTPGKERVIVEYFGIRFLLQVCYDLRFPVFARNNDDYDAILYVANWPEKRVGAWEHLLKSRAIENLSYVFGLNRIGTDGNNLFYQKSSHCFFADGKEISQKKGNLVSAELNLEELKDFRNHFQFLNDRDIFEIK is encoded by the coding sequence ATGAAAATTATAGGGTTAAATCAGGATATTATCTGGAAAAATAAGATTGAGAACTTTCAATTAATCGAGAAACAACTACAAAATCAAGAAGCAGATCTATTTCTTTTGCCGGAAATGTTTTCTACTGGCTTTTGTATGGATGCTGCTGAAGTTTCAGATAAGAATGAAGAATCTTTAGAATTTTTAAAGAAAATTTCAAAGGAGAAAAACGCAGCATTCTCAGGAAGTGCTTCTATAAAAGTTGACGATCAGTTTTTTAACAGAATGTATTTTGTAAAACCAGATTCTGAAGTAACATTTTATGATAAAAGACATTTGTTTTCTTTTTCAGGCGAGGATAAAATCTATACACCCGGAAAAGAAAGAGTGATTGTAGAATATTTTGGAATTCGTTTTCTACTGCAGGTTTGTTATGATTTAAGATTTCCAGTTTTTGCAAGAAATAACGACGATTATGATGCTATTTTATATGTTGCGAACTGGCCGGAAAAAAGAGTCGGAGCATGGGAACATTTATTGAAATCTCGTGCAATCGAAAATCTGTCTTATGTTTTTGGTTTAAACAGAATAGGAACCGATGGAAATAATCTTTTTTACCAGAAAAGTTCACATTGTTTTTTTGCTGATGGTAAAGAAATTTCTCAGAAAAAAGGGAATTTGGTTTCCGCCGAATTAAATTTAGAAGAGCTTAAAGATTTCAGAAATCATTTTCAGTTTTTGAACGATCGGGATATTTTTGAAATTAAATAA
- a CDS encoding DUF6646 family protein, with protein sequence MKKLVFMLMIFVGVAVSAQAYTGKGDQKVNLGFNAWGYGTGITATYDYGLNQLISVGAGANAYFNGYKDNNDDNRVFIFGRVNFHLKEALELPEKLDIYPGVDLGVLGRDFGIGAHIGARYFFTEKVGVFAEVGNNGSLGVSFSF encoded by the coding sequence ATGAAGAAATTGGTTTTTATGTTGATGATTTTTGTCGGAGTGGCAGTCAGCGCACAAGCCTACACCGGAAAAGGAGATCAGAAAGTTAATTTAGGATTCAATGCGTGGGGTTATGGTACCGGAATTACTGCGACTTATGATTACGGTTTAAATCAGTTAATATCTGTCGGAGCCGGAGCCAATGCTTATTTTAACGGATATAAGGATAATAACGATGATAATCGAGTTTTTATATTTGGAAGAGTTAATTTCCATTTAAAAGAAGCTTTAGAATTACCTGAGAAGCTAGATATTTATCCGGGAGTTGATTTAGGAGTTCTCGGACGAGATTTTGGAATTGGTGCTCACATTGGCGCAAGATATTTCTTTACCGAAAAAGTGGGTGTTTTTGCAGAGGTGGGAAATAACGGAAGTCTCGGAGTTTCTTTCAGTTTTTAA
- the rseP gene encoding RIP metalloprotease RseP, with product MELAIKIFQFILSISILVILHELGHFLPAKYFKTKVEKFYLFFDPYFSLVKKKIGETEYGIGWLPFGGYVKIAGMVDESMDTEQLKQPAQPWEFRAKPAWQRLIIMLGGVTVNFFLAWLIYGCLSFFNGETSFDTAKVDAPMNYTSVAKGMGFQDGDKILKVDGKTQNNLDKLALDVLLSDEITVLRNGKEVTFPTNDDGKAMAFRDENPRAFLTPRFPAVIDSIYNPKTLQAGLKVGDQVVAVDGKKISYYDEFQETVRNNPGKDLKVDVMRGGAIQPLVLSVSKEGTLGLASYKQLTKFYETKHFTFVESIGRGFTRSIESLTYQVKQFKLIFNKKVQGYKKVGGPLAIIKNMPVDKAKDGSVSIDWTAFWSFTAMFSVWLAFLNLIPIPGLDGGHVIFTLYEMIVGKPVPQKILENAQMVGVIFLLGLMLLIFGADIFKIITNKF from the coding sequence ATGGAATTAGCAATTAAGATCTTTCAATTTATATTAAGCATCTCTATCTTAGTAATTCTTCACGAGCTTGGGCATTTCTTACCCGCAAAATACTTTAAGACCAAAGTAGAAAAGTTTTATCTTTTCTTCGACCCTTATTTTTCTCTAGTTAAAAAGAAAATTGGTGAAACTGAATACGGTATCGGATGGCTTCCTTTCGGAGGTTATGTGAAAATTGCCGGAATGGTTGACGAAAGTATGGATACCGAGCAATTGAAGCAGCCTGCACAGCCGTGGGAGTTCAGAGCAAAACCGGCTTGGCAGAGATTGATCATTATGTTGGGTGGGGTTACAGTAAACTTCTTCCTTGCATGGTTAATTTACGGATGTCTTTCGTTTTTCAATGGTGAAACTTCTTTTGATACTGCGAAAGTTGATGCTCCGATGAATTACACGAGTGTTGCTAAAGGAATGGGTTTCCAGGATGGAGATAAAATCTTAAAAGTTGACGGAAAAACTCAGAATAATCTTGATAAATTAGCTTTAGACGTTCTATTAAGCGACGAAATTACTGTTTTGAGAAACGGAAAAGAAGTTACTTTCCCAACAAATGATGATGGTAAAGCGATGGCTTTTAGAGATGAAAATCCCAGAGCGTTTCTTACGCCAAGATTTCCTGCAGTAATCGATTCTATCTACAATCCTAAAACATTACAAGCTGGCTTGAAAGTTGGTGACCAGGTTGTTGCCGTTGATGGAAAGAAAATTTCTTATTATGATGAATTTCAGGAAACGGTAAGAAATAATCCAGGAAAAGACCTTAAAGTAGATGTAATGAGAGGTGGAGCAATTCAACCGCTTGTTTTATCAGTGTCTAAAGAAGGTACTTTAGGATTGGCTTCATACAAGCAATTGACTAAATTCTACGAAACAAAACATTTTACTTTTGTAGAATCTATCGGAAGAGGTTTCACGAGAAGTATTGAAAGTTTAACCTATCAGGTAAAGCAGTTTAAATTAATCTTCAATAAAAAAGTTCAGGGTTATAAAAAAGTTGGTGGCCCATTAGCTATCATCAAAAATATGCCTGTTGACAAAGCGAAAGACGGAAGCGTATCAATCGACTGGACTGCTTTCTGGAGTTTTACAGCGATGTTCTCTGTTTGGTTGGCGTTCCTTAATTTAATTCCGATTCCTGGATTGGATGGAGGTCACGTAATTTTCACGTTATATGAAATGATTGTTGGAAAACCTGTTCCACAAAAAATATTGGAGAATGCTCAAATGGTAGGGGTTATCTTCTTGTTAGGCTTAATGTTACTGATTTTTGGAGCGGATATTTTCAAAATAATAACAAATAAGTTTTAA
- a CDS encoding DUF5686 family protein: protein MSTNQFKYGFLYISLFIASLFHAQNSASGKVVDAKNNKEISAVEVFINDSNTPVLTTTSGSFSVQSDSIIYKLKFQKKSYALESVEITPDNSNNLIIKLSSEKVSSIEEVVIHNEKTKFKNKKENPAYRIMQEVWKRKRNNGLDKFNTYTYKEYEKIQFDANNLDSAFMHKKIFNKLDFIFDYADSTARGKMALPIFLNESIYNHFGQNKPSKKTKKLLVAQKTSGFQDNQVISITAKNLYRDINIYDNTLNYFDIGFPSPVGTDGFSTYDYNLTDTVSIRGEQAYKIRYQPRRAEVLAFQGYLYIDTDSYAVLEATLKSTNKINVNFINSISTELVYDNPDDETFLPKKYVTEIEMTPFSKKKTAKSIIAKRSVDYSDYDFNRPLSDTVFTRKKEEYDDSFVDKTDDFWVNARPDSLSKEEKGVYEMLDRLQQTPKFNRIIKLTETLASRYYNVTKGIDLGPITSIYGKNEVEGDRIRLGARTYFTQNDPWRIEFYNAYGFKDQQFKYGVEGRYMFNRVNRFMIGGGTKRDVTQLGVQLTTEDGILSRSFASSTVFARGENASLSSVNQTSFFTSIEPWKNFQVRVDGTMQSIKSANPSGFSLMYFRNGDLRKTTNDSHVTVSLIARPGATFSQTGVDRYEHGTLAPTIVLKYTRGIEGLFNADFNYNKLQFMFYKPILLGSWGKTLLNFEAGKNFDTVPLALQNIIPGNQSYGLVPNTFAQLNYYEFVADTYSTLHIEHHFNGKILSFIPLIKKLKLREVAFIRGAYGSLSDASKDINVDNLKYSAPDQQVYYEYGFGIENIGFGNIRIFRVDFNWRGNYLDRQDVSKFGIKAGFQFGF, encoded by the coding sequence ATGTCAACCAATCAATTTAAATACGGTTTCCTATACATATCCCTTTTTATAGCCAGTCTTTTTCATGCCCAAAACTCAGCAAGCGGAAAGGTTGTAGATGCTAAGAACAACAAAGAGATTAGCGCTGTTGAAGTTTTTATTAATGATAGCAATACACCTGTTCTTACCACTACTTCCGGAAGCTTCAGTGTGCAGTCTGACAGTATTATTTATAAACTTAAGTTTCAGAAAAAGAGCTATGCTTTAGAAAGTGTAGAAATCACTCCGGATAATAGCAATAATCTTATTATTAAACTGTCTTCTGAAAAAGTAAGCAGCATTGAGGAAGTTGTTATTCACAACGAGAAAACAAAATTTAAAAATAAAAAAGAGAATCCGGCATACAGAATCATGCAGGAGGTTTGGAAACGTAAAAGAAATAACGGTCTTGATAAATTTAATACCTACACCTACAAAGAATACGAAAAGATTCAGTTTGATGCCAATAATCTCGACAGTGCATTTATGCACAAAAAAATCTTTAATAAGTTAGATTTTATTTTTGATTATGCCGATTCTACCGCAAGAGGCAAAATGGCGCTGCCTATTTTCTTAAATGAATCTATTTACAATCATTTCGGACAAAATAAACCCAGTAAAAAAACTAAAAAACTTTTAGTTGCCCAGAAAACTTCGGGTTTTCAGGATAATCAGGTGATTTCAATTACAGCTAAAAACCTATACCGTGATATCAACATTTACGATAACACTTTAAATTATTTTGATATAGGTTTTCCAAGTCCGGTAGGAACTGACGGTTTTAGTACGTATGATTATAATTTGACGGATACAGTTTCTATTAGAGGGGAACAAGCGTATAAAATACGTTATCAGCCAAGGAGAGCTGAGGTTTTAGCTTTTCAGGGGTATCTTTATATCGATACCGATTCTTATGCGGTTTTAGAGGCTACCTTAAAGTCTACCAATAAAATTAATGTCAACTTTATTAATTCTATTTCTACAGAATTGGTATATGATAATCCTGATGATGAAACATTTTTACCTAAAAAATACGTCACAGAAATTGAAATGACTCCTTTTTCCAAAAAGAAGACTGCAAAAAGCATTATTGCCAAAAGATCTGTAGATTATTCTGACTATGATTTTAATAGACCTTTATCAGATACTGTTTTCACTAGAAAAAAAGAAGAATACGACGATAGCTTTGTAGACAAGACTGATGATTTTTGGGTAAATGCAAGACCAGACTCGTTGTCTAAAGAAGAAAAAGGAGTTTATGAAATGCTTGATCGATTGCAGCAGACCCCCAAATTCAACAGGATTATTAAACTTACAGAAACACTGGCATCTCGATATTATAATGTTACTAAAGGGATTGATTTGGGTCCTATAACATCTATTTACGGAAAGAATGAAGTGGAAGGTGATAGAATAAGACTTGGAGCCAGAACATACTTTACTCAAAATGACCCTTGGAGAATTGAATTTTACAATGCGTATGGTTTTAAAGATCAGCAATTCAAATATGGAGTAGAAGGTCGATATATGTTCAATAGGGTCAACCGTTTTATGATTGGAGGTGGAACAAAAAGAGATGTCACGCAACTTGGAGTACAGCTTACGACGGAAGATGGTATTCTTTCCCGCTCATTTGCCTCTTCAACGGTATTTGCAAGAGGAGAAAATGCTTCTTTGAGCTCTGTAAACCAAACAAGCTTTTTTACATCTATTGAGCCTTGGAAAAACTTTCAGGTAAGAGTTGATGGAACGATGCAAAGTATTAAGTCGGCCAATCCTTCAGGATTTAGTTTGATGTATTTCAGAAATGGTGATTTAAGGAAGACAACCAATGATTCGCATGTTACCGTAAGTTTAATTGCAAGACCGGGAGCTACTTTTTCTCAAACGGGTGTTGATCGATATGAGCATGGAACTTTGGCGCCGACCATCGTTTTAAAATACACGAGAGGTATTGAAGGTTTGTTTAATGCCGATTTTAATTATAATAAGCTACAGTTTATGTTTTATAAGCCGATTCTTTTGGGAAGTTGGGGGAAAACATTGCTGAATTTTGAAGCCGGGAAAAACTTTGATACCGTTCCTTTAGCTTTACAAAATATTATTCCTGGAAACCAATCGTATGGTTTAGTTCCCAATACGTTTGCTCAGTTAAATTATTACGAATTCGTTGCAGATACGTATTCAACACTTCATATAGAACACCATTTTAACGGTAAAATACTATCTTTTATCCCTTTAATTAAAAAATTGAAGTTAAGAGAAGTTGCGTTCATCAGAGGCGCTTATGGATCTTTAAGTGACGCTTCAAAAGATATCAATGTTGACAATCTAAAATATTCGGCTCCTGATCAGCAAGTGTACTACGAATATGGCTTTGGTATTGAAAATATTGGTTTTGGAAATATCAGAATTTTCCGTGTAGATTTTAACTGGAGAGGAAATTATCTTGACAGACAAGATGTTTCTAAATTTGGAATAAAGGCAGGCTTTCAGTTTGGTTTTTAA
- the rpmA gene encoding 50S ribosomal protein L27: protein MAHKKGVGSSKNGRESHSKRLGVKIFGGQDAIAGNIIIRQRGTQHHPGENVGMGKDHTLHALVDGKVVFRKKANNRSYVSIEPNA, encoded by the coding sequence ATGGCACACAAGAAAGGAGTTGGTAGTTCCAAAAACGGTAGAGAATCTCATTCTAAAAGATTAGGTGTGAAGATTTTCGGTGGACAAGACGCTATTGCTGGTAACATTATTATCAGACAAAGAGGTACTCAACATCACCCAGGTGAAAATGTTGGTATGGGTAAAGATCACACTTTGCACGCTCTTGTTGACGGTAAAGTAGTTTTCAGAAAGAAAGCAAACAACAGATCTTACGTATCTATTGAGCCGAACGCATAA
- a CDS encoding GLPGLI family protein: MKLNFSLILVFLVFLNLSAQGNRFTYEYQFRIDSTKTDSLKKEFVNLDIFPTKSYFYGQAKFASDSIANNSIIEQRKSTPNSISYSSTTDEWNISYLIEKSYPSFKTTWFTNIEQTNMIVEETPVIKWNILPETQKIENYNCQKATTKFGGRIWEAWFSKDLPFPDGPYKFHGLPGLIVKLEDKTKSHQFLLKGNKKLKAVDNSWDYILALEKEAKHEFEGVKVSTAQYKKLFMTYKNDPAKDIKLDLANPNNSMTVTTGDGKKITNNAEIIKFFEESMAKKYKSENNQLELNLHRK, from the coding sequence ATGAAATTAAATTTTAGTCTTATTTTAGTTTTTCTAGTTTTCCTGAATCTATCAGCACAGGGAAACCGCTTCACTTACGAATATCAGTTTAGAATTGATTCAACGAAAACAGATAGCCTGAAGAAAGAGTTTGTCAATCTTGATATTTTCCCTACTAAATCTTATTTTTATGGTCAGGCAAAATTTGCGAGTGATTCTATCGCAAACAATTCGATTATTGAGCAAAGGAAATCTACACCCAACAGCATAAGCTATTCTTCCACCACAGACGAATGGAATATTTCTTATTTAATAGAAAAGTCATATCCGAGTTTTAAAACTACTTGGTTTACAAATATTGAGCAGACCAATATGATTGTAGAGGAAACTCCTGTTATCAAATGGAATATTCTTCCTGAAACCCAAAAAATTGAAAACTATAATTGCCAAAAAGCTACAACAAAGTTTGGAGGGAGAATTTGGGAAGCATGGTTTTCTAAAGATTTACCTTTTCCGGACGGACCATATAAATTCCACGGTTTGCCTGGTTTGATTGTAAAATTGGAAGACAAAACCAAATCGCATCAGTTTTTATTAAAAGGAAATAAAAAATTAAAAGCTGTAGATAATTCCTGGGATTATATTTTAGCATTGGAAAAAGAAGCCAAGCATGAATTTGAAGGAGTAAAAGTAAGTACAGCTCAATACAAAAAGTTATTTATGACCTACAAAAATGATCCTGCAAAAGACATTAAACTAGATTTGGCTAATCCCAATAATTCTATGACTGTAACAACAGGAGATGGCAAAAAAATAACCAATAACGCAGAAATTATTAAGTTCTTTGAAGAATCTATGGCTAAAAAATATAAATCTGAAAATAATCAACTGGAATTAAATTTACACAGAAAGTAG
- a CDS encoding neutral zinc metallopeptidase → MKRNFNFCLLAGAFAVFSLSACNNDTMENPVSETQTENLKPEQPGELEKICYYVDQYWSSNAVLTTSLPNSTDTSFMNAQMTKIASLWGRSNPTLRFVNDASNPNSTYNAISYSTGKIYYGYAIYADAKSKGGNIVNAMILAHEYGHQLQYIFGLPSVSESTARPNELEADGFAGYYLRRPNGYNQTSFAQIAAAYEFAQSIGDYQTTSAGHHGTPPQRRSAVRLGFLLGQYDLSAADFDYNFFYYYQGVLNGTYKMAKNSKFAELDAYISQYLDELKKIQTGEISAEEFKDLK, encoded by the coding sequence ATGAAAAGAAACTTTAATTTCTGCTTACTAGCAGGAGCGTTTGCTGTATTCTCATTATCAGCATGTAACAATGATACAATGGAAAATCCTGTATCTGAAACCCAAACAGAAAACTTAAAACCTGAACAGCCCGGCGAGCTCGAAAAAATCTGCTATTATGTAGACCAATATTGGAGCTCAAATGCTGTATTGACAACATCATTACCTAACTCTACAGACACGAGTTTTATGAATGCTCAGATGACAAAAATTGCCAGTTTATGGGGGAGAAGTAATCCAACGTTGCGTTTTGTAAATGATGCGTCTAATCCAAATTCTACGTATAATGCGATTTCGTATTCTACAGGAAAAATTTATTATGGATATGCGATTTATGCAGATGCAAAAAGCAAAGGCGGAAATATCGTTAATGCAATGATTCTCGCTCATGAATATGGACATCAGTTGCAGTATATTTTCGGACTTCCGTCTGTAAGCGAATCCACTGCAAGACCAAACGAATTGGAAGCTGACGGCTTTGCAGGATATTATTTAAGAAGACCCAATGGCTACAACCAGACATCGTTTGCCCAGATTGCAGCAGCGTATGAGTTTGCTCAGAGTATTGGCGATTATCAGACAACCAGCGCAGGACATCACGGAACGCCGCCTCAGAGAAGATCTGCAGTGCGTTTAGGTTTTCTTTTAGGACAATACGACCTTTCTGCAGCAGATTTTGATTACAACTTCTTTTATTATTATCAGGGAGTTTTAAACGGAACTTACAAAATGGCAAAAAACTCAAAGTTTGCTGAGTTGGATGCTTACATAAGTCAGTACCTTGATGAACTGAAAAAAATTCAGACAGGAGAGATTTCTGCTGAAGAATTTAAAGACCTTAAATAA
- a CDS encoding acyltransferase family protein, whose product MNRDLYIDFAKGLATLSIIFIHTAFWSGQFYIIPEIRVFSLVFDVALFYALSGITSGNNIEKTFYRLLKLQITYMIFVTLLFFLDYFFKIFGLTFFSLEWLQSFYSTFGSKYSATSISTAPQWQNLGNWYLHEYRNADTFPVVMGSFWYLKVYFILTVFGVLILKFFPKHVNWFIGLCVALTLLFNIFPEIYPSGQVGYVAFYMTVFLVGNRMRGKKIPTKMIPVLYGLVALALVWMFWYFGNEIFFKINKQKFPPQTPYIIWTLFSLTTLFVLYNRLKITKESFITYIGKNAIFFYFGQGISSSLVYFLVVPMKELMPWWVLMIIIYIINVALAFIIATGLKKFDAFGWKVLEFLRKKTASQN is encoded by the coding sequence ATGAACAGAGATCTTTACATCGATTTTGCGAAAGGTTTAGCCACACTTTCCATTATATTTATTCACACCGCATTTTGGTCCGGACAGTTTTATATTATTCCGGAAATTCGGGTGTTTTCTTTGGTTTTTGATGTTGCACTTTTTTATGCCTTAAGTGGAATCACTTCAGGAAATAATATTGAGAAAACGTTTTATCGTTTACTAAAGCTTCAGATTACGTATATGATTTTTGTGACACTTCTGTTCTTTTTAGATTATTTCTTTAAAATATTCGGGCTCACATTTTTCTCTCTCGAATGGCTCCAAAGTTTCTATTCAACATTTGGCTCAAAATATTCAGCAACGAGTATTTCTACTGCTCCACAATGGCAGAATTTAGGAAATTGGTACCTTCACGAATACAGAAATGCGGATACTTTCCCCGTTGTGATGGGAAGCTTTTGGTATCTTAAAGTTTATTTTATTTTAACAGTTTTCGGAGTTTTAATTTTAAAATTTTTCCCGAAACACGTCAATTGGTTTATCGGACTTTGTGTTGCTTTAACTTTACTGTTTAATATTTTCCCGGAAATTTATCCAAGCGGTCAAGTAGGATATGTTGCTTTTTATATGACGGTTTTCCTTGTTGGAAACAGAATGAGAGGCAAAAAAATACCGACCAAAATGATTCCTGTTCTTTACGGATTGGTTGCACTAGCGTTGGTTTGGATGTTTTGGTACTTCGGAAACGAAATATTTTTTAAGATCAACAAGCAAAAATTTCCGCCGCAAACGCCATATATTATCTGGACTTTGTTTTCGCTGACGACCTTGTTTGTCTTATACAACAGATTAAAAATTACCAAAGAGAGTTTTATTACTTATATTGGTAAAAATGCCATTTTCTTTTATTTCGGTCAGGGAATAAGCTCGTCATTGGTTTATTTTCTTGTTGTTCCGATGAAAGAATTGATGCCTTGGTGGGTTTTAATGATTATTATTTATATCATTAATGTTGCTTTAGCGTTTATCATCGCAACTGGTTTGAAGAAATTTGATGCTTTTGGCTGGAAGGTTTTGGAGTTTTTAAGAAAGAAAACTGCTTCGCAAAACTAA